From the genome of Candidatus Electrothrix communis, one region includes:
- the ilvD gene encoding dihydroxy-acid dehydratase — translation MPLRSNETTQGRRMAGARALWRANGMTEEQIGKPIIAVVNSFTQMVPGHVHLHEIGQQVKKQIEAQGCFAAEFNTIAIDDGIAMGHDGMLYSLPSRELIADSVEYMCNAHKVDAMICISNCDKITPGMLMAAMRLNIPAIFVSGGPMEAGRIKGKERGYDLVDAMVLAGDSSVSDEEIAEIERAACPGCGSCSGMFTANSMNCLNEALGMALPGNGTVLATHKNRLSLFEQAAHRIVAMCEAWYEKEDASVLPRSIATKAAFNNAMALDIAMGGSTNTVLHILAVAHEAGVDFTMQDIDALSRKVPNLCKVAPSASYHVEDVNRAGGILGILGELDRAGLLDTAVSRADGLSLVQALDQFDIARETASKAARTLYASAPGNKGRNLVMGSQDTMYDALDTDREKGCIRNADHAYSKDGGLAVLYGNIAENGCIVKTAGVDPSILHFQGKAKVYHSQEASCEGILAGEISAGDVVFILYEGPKGGPGMQEMLYPTSYLKSIHLGAECALVTDGRFSGGTSGLSIGHVSPEAAGGGAIGLVRDGDPIDINIPERSISLDISPEELAQRRQEEEARGDKAFTPNRERTISKALQVYARFAASADKGAVRIIT, via the coding sequence ATCCCCCTTCGCAGCAACGAAACAACCCAGGGCCGAAGAATGGCCGGAGCCCGCGCCCTCTGGCGGGCCAACGGCATGACCGAAGAACAGATCGGCAAACCCATCATCGCGGTGGTCAACTCCTTCACCCAGATGGTGCCAGGTCATGTCCATCTGCACGAGATCGGCCAGCAGGTGAAAAAGCAGATCGAGGCCCAAGGCTGCTTTGCTGCCGAGTTCAACACCATCGCCATTGATGACGGCATCGCTATGGGCCACGACGGCATGCTCTACTCCCTGCCCTCCCGCGAGCTGATCGCCGACTCGGTGGAGTACATGTGCAACGCCCATAAGGTGGATGCGATGATCTGCATCAGCAACTGCGATAAAATCACCCCTGGCATGCTGATGGCCGCCATGCGCCTCAACATCCCGGCCATCTTTGTTTCCGGCGGCCCCATGGAAGCAGGCCGGATCAAGGGAAAAGAGCGAGGCTACGACCTAGTGGACGCAATGGTCTTGGCTGGGGACAGCTCCGTCTCGGACGAGGAAATTGCGGAAATTGAACGGGCCGCCTGCCCCGGTTGCGGTTCCTGCTCCGGTATGTTCACAGCCAATTCCATGAATTGTCTCAACGAGGCCTTGGGAATGGCCCTGCCCGGCAACGGCACTGTGCTGGCTACCCATAAAAATCGTTTGAGCCTGTTTGAACAGGCCGCCCACCGCATCGTGGCCATGTGCGAGGCTTGGTACGAAAAGGAAGACGCCTCGGTTCTACCCCGCTCCATTGCCACCAAGGCCGCCTTTAATAATGCAATGGCCCTGGATATCGCTATGGGCGGATCCACCAATACCGTGCTTCATATCTTGGCTGTTGCCCATGAGGCCGGGGTGGATTTTACCATGCAGGACATCGACGCCCTGTCCCGCAAGGTACCCAACCTCTGCAAGGTGGCTCCTTCTGCTTCCTATCATGTAGAAGATGTCAATCGGGCAGGCGGTATTCTGGGAATCTTGGGAGAACTGGACAGGGCCGGATTGCTCGACACAGCAGTGAGCAGGGCGGACGGCTTGAGCTTGGTTCAGGCTCTTGATCAGTTTGATATTGCAAGAGAGACTGCCAGCAAAGCAGCCCGCACCCTCTACGCCAGTGCTCCGGGCAATAAAGGGCGGAACTTGGTCATGGGATCACAGGATACTATGTACGATGCCTTGGATACAGATCGGGAAAAGGGCTGCATCCGTAATGCAGACCATGCCTATTCCAAGGACGGCGGTTTAGCTGTCCTGTACGGCAATATTGCCGAAAACGGCTGCATCGTCAAAACAGCCGGGGTTGATCCGTCCATCCTTCATTTCCAGGGCAAGGCCAAGGTCTATCATTCTCAGGAAGCCTCCTGCGAAGGCATTCTGGCCGGTGAGATCTCAGCAGGTGATGTCGTTTTTATTCTCTACGAAGGCCCCAAGGGCGGGCCGGGTATGCAGGAAATGCTCTATCCCACCTCTTACTTGAAATCTATCCACCTGGGAGCAGAATGCGCCTTGGTCACGGACGGACGCTTTTCCGGGGGCACCTCGGGACTGTCCATCGGCCATGTCTCTCCAGAAGCAGCAGGCGGCGGGGCTATCGGTCTGGTTCGAGACGGCGATCCCATTGATATTAACATCCCGGAGCGGAGTATCAGCTTAGATATCAGCCCAGAGGAACTTGCGCAACGTCGCCAGGAAGAAGAGGCCCGAGGCGACAAGGCCTTTACCCCGAACCGTGAGAGAACGATCTCCAAGGCCCTCCAGGTCTATGCCCGTTTTGCCGCCTCAGCAGATAAAGGCGCGGTACGGATAATAACCTAA